The Streptomyces achromogenes genome window below encodes:
- the sepH gene encoding septation protein SepH: MPELRVVAVSNDGTRLVLKAADSTEYTLPIDERLRAAVRGDRPRLGQIEIEVESHLRPRDIQARIRAGATAEEVAQTAGIPVDRVRRFEGPVLAERAFMAERARKTPVRRPGENAGPQLGEAVQERLLLRGADKDTVQWDSWRRDDGTWEVLLVYLVAGEPHSASWTYDPPRRLVQAVDDEARSLIGESDDLAAPEPSFPFVPRIARLPRDRPLDRALDRERPSLPAPPSEPAEEVGERERDSLTSLLEAVPSFRGDMVVPERPADPVTEEPDEQEPEVEEPPAPAASAGSAYADVLMPRSVGSHRDRLVGATDRQAEADGVRPGRRAAVPSWDEIVFGTRRKKQE; the protein is encoded by the coding sequence ATGCCCGAACTGCGTGTCGTGGCCGTCTCGAATGACGGCACACGGCTGGTGCTGAAGGCTGCGGACAGCACGGAGTACACGCTTCCGATCGACGAGCGTCTGCGCGCCGCCGTACGCGGCGACCGTCCCCGCCTCGGCCAGATCGAGATCGAGGTGGAGAGCCATCTCCGCCCCCGCGACATCCAGGCGCGTATACGTGCCGGTGCCACCGCGGAAGAAGTCGCCCAGACGGCCGGCATCCCCGTCGACCGTGTGCGCCGCTTCGAGGGCCCCGTGCTGGCCGAGCGCGCCTTCATGGCCGAGCGGGCCCGGAAGACCCCGGTCCGCCGGCCCGGCGAGAACGCCGGACCCCAGCTCGGCGAGGCCGTCCAGGAACGGCTGTTGCTGCGCGGCGCCGACAAGGACACCGTCCAGTGGGACTCGTGGCGCCGCGACGACGGCACCTGGGAGGTCCTGCTCGTCTACCTGGTCGCGGGGGAACCGCACTCGGCGAGCTGGACGTACGACCCGCCCCGGCGGCTCGTCCAGGCCGTCGACGACGAAGCGCGTTCGCTGATCGGCGAGTCCGACGACCTGGCCGCTCCGGAGCCCAGCTTTCCGTTCGTCCCGCGCATCGCCCGGCTGCCGCGCGACCGGCCGCTGGACCGCGCCCTCGACCGGGAACGGCCCAGCCTGCCGGCCCCGCCGTCCGAGCCGGCCGAGGAGGTGGGCGAGCGTGAACGCGACTCGCTGACCAGCCTGTTGGAGGCGGTGCCGAGCTTCCGCGGCGACATGGTCGTCCCGGAGCGCCCGGCGGACCCGGTCACGGAGGAGCCGGACGAGCAGGAGCCCGAGGTCGAGGAGCCGCCGGCGCCCGCCGCCTCGGCCGGCTCCGCCTACGCGGACGTCCTCATGCCGCGTTCCGTGGGCAGCCACCGCGACCGCCTGGTCGGTGCCACCGACCGCCAGGCCGAGGCGGACGGCGTCCGTCCGGGCCGCCGGGCCGCGGTGCCCAGCTGGGACGAGATCGTGTTCGGCACCCGGCGCAAGAAGCAGGAGTGA
- a CDS encoding D-arabinono-1,4-lactone oxidase: MSSTASGKNAVWRNWGGNVVARPAREVTPASVDELAAEVRRAAEDGLKVKAVGSGHSFTSIAATDGVLIRPQLLTGIRDVDRENMTVTVEAGTPLKRLNMALAREGLSLTNMGDIMEQTVSGATSTGTHGTGRESASIAAQIKGLELVTADGSVLTCSEKENPDVFAAARIGLGALGIVTAITFAVEPIFLLTAREEPMPFDRVLADFDELWAENEHFEFYWFPHTGSTNTKRNNRSAGPRRPVSRFAGFVEDELLSNGVFQVAQWVGRAAPATIPAIAQVSSKALSARTYTDIPFRVYTSPRRVRFLEMEYALPREAVTEALRELKAMVDRSGLRVSFPVEVRTAPADDITLSTASGRDSAYIAVHMVKGTSYSKYFTAAEHIFTAYEGRPHWGKIHTRDAEYFASVYPRFGEFTALRDRLDPDRRFQNDYVRRVLGA, from the coding sequence TTGAGCAGCACAGCGAGCGGGAAGAACGCCGTCTGGCGTAACTGGGGCGGCAACGTCGTCGCACGTCCCGCGCGGGAGGTGACGCCCGCCTCCGTCGACGAACTGGCCGCCGAGGTGCGCCGGGCCGCCGAGGACGGGCTGAAGGTGAAGGCGGTCGGCTCCGGCCACTCCTTCACGTCGATCGCCGCGACGGACGGCGTGTTGATCCGCCCTCAGCTGCTGACCGGCATCCGCGACGTCGACCGGGAGAACATGACCGTCACGGTCGAGGCCGGAACGCCGCTCAAGAGGCTCAACATGGCTCTCGCGCGTGAGGGCCTGTCGCTCACCAACATGGGCGACATCATGGAGCAGACGGTGTCGGGCGCCACCAGCACCGGCACCCATGGCACGGGCCGCGAGTCGGCCTCCATCGCCGCCCAGATCAAGGGCCTCGAGCTGGTGACGGCCGACGGCTCGGTGCTCACCTGTTCCGAGAAGGAGAACCCCGACGTCTTCGCGGCGGCGCGGATCGGGCTGGGCGCCCTCGGCATCGTCACGGCGATCACCTTCGCCGTGGAGCCGATCTTCCTGCTCACCGCGCGTGAGGAGCCGATGCCCTTCGACAGGGTCCTCGCCGACTTCGACGAGCTGTGGGCCGAGAACGAGCACTTCGAGTTCTACTGGTTCCCGCACACGGGCAGCACCAACACCAAGCGCAACAACCGCAGTGCCGGGCCCCGCAGGCCGGTGAGCCGGTTCGCCGGTTTCGTCGAGGACGAACTCCTCTCCAACGGCGTCTTCCAGGTCGCCCAGTGGGTCGGCCGCGCGGCGCCCGCCACGATCCCGGCCATCGCTCAGGTCTCCAGCAAGGCCCTGTCCGCGCGCACCTACACGGACATACCCTTCAGGGTCTACACGTCCCCGCGCCGGGTGCGGTTCCTGGAGATGGAGTACGCGCTCCCCCGTGAGGCGGTGACCGAGGCGCTGCGCGAGCTCAAGGCGATGGTCGACCGCTCCGGGCTGCGGGTCAGCTTCCCCGTGGAGGTGCGCACCGCCCCGGCCGACGACATCACCCTGTCCACCGCCTCGGGACGCGACAGCGCGTACATCGCCGTACACATGGTCAAGGGCACGTCCTACTCGAAGTACTTCACCGCCGCCGAGCACATCTTCACCGCGTACGAAGGCCGGCCGCACTGGGGGAAGATCCACACGCGGGACGCCGAGTACTTCGCCTCCGTCTACCCGCGCTTCGGCGAGTTCACCGCGCTGCGGGACCGGCTCGACCCCGACCGCCGGTTCCAGAACGACTACGTGCGCCGGGTCCTGGGCGCGTAG
- a CDS encoding MFS transporter, giving the protein MPSPYRALFAAPGSKSFSAAGFVGRMPLSMMGIGVVTMVSQLTGRYGLAGALSATIALAAAVFGPRISRLVDRHGQRRVLRPATLVALGAATGLLAAARFEWPDWVLFVCAAGIGTVPSLGAMIRARWASLYRGTPQLHTAYSFESVVDEVCFVFGPIISIGLSTAWFPEAGPLLAACFLAVGVFWLTAQRATEPAPHPRDEQHGTGSALRSPGLQVLVATFVATGAIFGAVDVVTVAFADEQGHQAAASVVLALYAAGSCLAGLVFGLLRPKGAAERRWLLGVFMMAVSMIPLLLVGNLPFLAVALFVAGLAIAPTMITTMSLIEEHVPRARSTEGMTWISTGLAVGVALGSSIAGWVIDAAGARAGYGVPAVSGAVAVAVGFLGYRRLSRPAPGRGGTVEQHSEREERRLA; this is encoded by the coding sequence GTGCCCAGCCCGTACCGCGCCCTGTTCGCCGCCCCCGGCTCCAAGAGTTTCTCCGCCGCGGGGTTCGTCGGCAGGATGCCGCTGTCGATGATGGGCATCGGCGTGGTCACGATGGTCTCGCAGCTCACGGGGCGCTACGGGCTCGCGGGCGCGCTGTCGGCGACCATCGCGCTGGCGGCCGCGGTCTTCGGACCGCGGATCTCGCGCCTGGTGGACCGCCACGGTCAGCGCAGGGTGCTGCGCCCCGCGACCCTGGTCGCCCTCGGCGCCGCGACCGGACTGCTGGCGGCCGCGCGCTTCGAGTGGCCCGACTGGGTGCTGTTCGTGTGCGCCGCCGGCATCGGCACGGTGCCCAGTCTCGGCGCGATGATCCGGGCCCGCTGGGCCTCCCTGTACCGGGGCACCCCCCAGCTGCACACCGCGTACTCCTTCGAGTCCGTGGTCGACGAGGTGTGCTTCGTCTTCGGGCCGATCATCTCCATCGGTCTGTCCACGGCCTGGTTCCCGGAGGCCGGACCCCTGCTCGCGGCCTGCTTCCTGGCCGTCGGGGTCTTCTGGCTGACCGCCCAGCGGGCCACCGAGCCGGCGCCGCACCCGCGCGACGAGCAGCACGGCACGGGTTCGGCACTGCGCTCGCCGGGGCTGCAGGTTCTGGTGGCCACCTTCGTGGCGACCGGCGCCATCTTCGGAGCGGTCGACGTGGTCACCGTCGCGTTCGCCGACGAGCAGGGCCACCAGGCGGCCGCCAGCGTCGTCCTGGCGCTCTACGCGGCCGGCTCCTGCCTGGCGGGACTCGTGTTCGGACTGCTGCGCCCCAAAGGTGCGGCGGAACGACGTTGGCTCCTGGGCGTGTTCATGATGGCCGTGAGTATGATCCCCCTCCTACTGGTCGGAAACTTGCCGTTTCTGGCCGTGGCGCTGTTCGTAGCGGGCCTGGCCATCGCTCCCACGATGATCACCACCATGTCCCTCATCGAAGAGCACGTACCACGCGCGCGATCGACCGAGGGCATGACCTGGATCAGCACCGGGCTCGCGGTCGGCGTCGCGCTCGGCTCCTCCATCGCCGGCTGGGTCATCGACGCGGCCGGGGCGCGGGCCGGGTACGGGGTTCCGGCGGTGTCCGGGGCCGTCGCGGTCGCGGTCGGTTTCCTGGGGTACCGCCGGCTGAGCAGGCCGGCGCCTGGTCGTGGAGGCACCGTTGAGCAGCACAGCGAGCGGGAAGAACGCCGTCTGGCGTAA